In Physeter macrocephalus isolate SW-GA chromosome 2, ASM283717v5, whole genome shotgun sequence, a single window of DNA contains:
- the GPC1 gene encoding glypican-1: MEENLANRSQAELETALLDSGRALQATLAAQLRGFDDHFQRLLNDSERALQEAFPGAFGELYVQNAKAFRDLYAELRLYYRGGNLHLQETLAEFWARLLERLFRQLHPRLLLPDDYLDCLGKQAEPLRPFAEAPRELRLRATRAFVAARAFVQGLGVASDVVRKVAQVPLSPECSRAVMKLVYCAHCLGVPGARPCPDYCRNVLKGCLANQADLDAEWRNLLDSMVLITDKFWGPTGAESVIGGVHLWLAEAISALQDNSDALTAKVIQGCGNPKVNPQGPEPEEKRRRGKLALPEKPPAGTLQKLVSEAKAQLRDAQDFWISLPGTLCSEKLAMSSASDDHCWNGVAKGRYLPEVMGDGLANQINNPEVEVDITKPDMTIRQQIMQLKIMTNRLRSAYNGNDVDFQDASDDGSGSGSGEGCPDEECGRRVSRKSSSSRTPLSHALPGLSEQGGPKTSATGCPQPCTCLLLLSVLPLVLSAARPRWR, from the exons ATGGAGGAGAACCTGGCCAACCGCAGCCAGGCCGAGCTGGAGACGGCGCTCCTGGACAGCGGCCGGGCCCTGCAGGCCACGCTGGCCGCCCAGCTGCGGGGCTTTGACG ATCACTTCCAGCGCCTGCTGAACGACTCGGAGCGGGCGCTGCAGGAGGCCTTCCCGGGCGCCTTCGGAGAGCTGTACGTGCAGAACGCCAAGGCCTTCCGCGACCTGTATGCCGAGCTGCGCCTCTACTACCGCGGCGGCAACCTGCACCTGCAGGAGACGCTGGCCGAGTTCTGGGCCCGCCTGCTCGAGCGCCTCTTCCGGCAGCTGCACCCGCGGCTGCTCCTGCCCGACGACTACCTGGACTGCCTGGGCAAGCAGGCCGAGCCGCTGCGGCCCTTCGCGGAGGCCCCCCGCGAGCTGCGCCTGCGCGCCACCCGCGCCTTCGTGGCGGCGCGCGCCTTCGTGCAGGGCCTGGGCGTGGCCAGCGACGTGGTCCGCAAGGTGGCCCAG GTGCCCCTGAGCCCGGAGTGCTCACGGGCCGTCATGAAGCTGGTGTACTGCGCCCACTGCCTGGGGGTGCCCGGCGCCCGGCCCTGCCCCGACTACTGCCGCAACGTGCTCAAGGGCTGCCTGGCCAACCAGGCCGACCTAGACGCGGAGTGGAGGAACCTTCTGG ATTCCATGGTGCTCATCACAGACAAGTTCTGGGGCCCGACGGGCGCAGAGAGCGTCATCGGCGGCGTGCACTTGTGGCTGGCAGAGGCCATCAGCGCCCTACAGGACAACAGCGACGCCCTCACGGCCAAG GTCATCCAGGGCTGCGGGAACCCCAAGGTGAACCCCCAGGGCCCCGAGCCTGAGGAGAAGCGGCGCCGGGGCAAGCTGGCGCTGCCGGAGAAGCCACCCGCGGGCACGCTGCAGAAGCTG GTCTCCGAGGCCAAGGCCCAGCTCCGAGATGCCCAGGACTTCTGGATCAGCCTCCCGGGGACGCTGTGCAGCGAGAAGCTGGCCATGAGCTCAGCCAGCGACGACCACTGCTGGAACGGGGTGGCCAAGGGCCG GTACCTCCCCGAGGTGATGGGCGATGGCCTGGCCAACCAGATCAACAACCCCGAGGTGGAGGTGGACATCACCAAGCCCGACATGACCATCCGCCAGCAGATCATGCAGCTGAAGATCATGACCAACCGCCTGCGCAGCGCCTACAACGGCAACGACGTGGACTTCCAGGACGCCA GTGATGACGGCAGCGGCTCGGGCAGCGGCGAGGGCTGCCCAGACGAGGAGTGTGGCCGGAGGGTCAGCAGGAAGAGCTCCAGCTCCCGGACGCCCCTGAGCCACGCCCTCCCCGGCCTCTCCGAGCAGGGGGGCCCGAAGACGTCGGCCACgggctgcccccagccctgcacgTGCCTCCTGCTCCTCTCCGTCCTCCCCCTGGTGCTCTCAGCAGCCAGGCCCCGGTGGCGGTAA